The uncultured Treponema sp. genome includes a region encoding these proteins:
- a CDS encoding amino acid ABC transporter ATP-binding protein: MLKVKNVHKSFGENEILKGVDLTVEKGDVVVILGPSGSGKTTFLRCLDFLETADEGEMEFDEIHTSLSHPHKKTVLQVRRKTGFVFQNYNLFTNKTVLENVMEGLVTARKIPKEDAKKTAEEALLKVGLLERKDFYPSQLSGGQQQRVGIARAIATNPDVVLFDEPTSALDPELVGEVLGVIKKLAKEGTTMIVVTHEMSFAEDVATQVVFMDGGVVVEKGTSAQIFQHPKEERTKKFLQRVLKPIEYII; encoded by the coding sequence ATGCTGAAAGTAAAAAATGTGCACAAATCATTTGGAGAAAATGAAATATTAAAAGGCGTTGACTTGACAGTTGAAAAAGGAGATGTTGTTGTAATCCTCGGACCTTCTGGCTCTGGAAAAACAACATTTCTGCGCTGCCTTGATTTTCTTGAAACTGCGGACGAAGGCGAAATGGAATTTGATGAAATACATACAAGCCTTTCTCATCCGCATAAAAAAACTGTTCTTCAAGTGCGCCGGAAAACTGGATTTGTTTTTCAGAACTACAATCTTTTTACCAACAAAACTGTGCTTGAAAATGTAATGGAAGGTCTTGTTACCGCAAGAAAAATTCCAAAGGAAGATGCAAAAAAAACTGCGGAAGAAGCTCTTTTAAAAGTCGGACTTTTGGAACGAAAGGATTTTTATCCGTCGCAGCTTTCTGGAGGACAACAGCAGCGTGTCGGAATTGCGCGCGCCATTGCAACGAATCCTGATGTTGTGCTTTTTGACGAGCCTACATCCGCGCTTGACCCGGAGCTTGTTGGAGAAGTTCTTGGTGTTATAAAAAAACTTGCAAAGGAAGGAACTACAATGATTGTTGTTACGCACGAAATGAGTTTTGCAGAAGACGTGGCGACTCAAGTAGTTTTTATGGACGGCGGAGTTGTTGTAGAAAAAGGCACAAGCGCGCAGATTTTTCAGCATCCAAAAGAAGAGCGCACAAAGAAATTCCTGCAGCGCGTGTTAAAGCCAATCGAATATATAATCTAA
- a CDS encoding amino acid ABC transporter permease — protein MDRPFYPEKILELIPVLLPYLLVTFRIIAGTVLTGLFIGFFLAKGMLSSRNAPRKISSFIINAFRCTPSIVMLFVVFYGLPNLFWAIFKVDINSWAKSFYVILALGLLFSASAAEIMRASYLSVPKGQREAALTSGLTEFQAFRRIIFPQAFAVSLPNLGNSLIALLKEGSLAYTIGLVDVMGKGNLFISMNFGAYAVETYTALALIYWTLTISIEQIFGRLEKHFSRGRKTF, from the coding sequence ATGGACAGACCATTTTATCCTGAAAAAATTCTTGAGCTTATTCCAGTTCTTTTGCCTTACCTGCTGGTAACTTTTAGGATTATCGCGGGAACAGTTTTGACTGGACTTTTCATAGGATTTTTTCTTGCAAAAGGAATGCTTTCTTCCCGCAATGCGCCAAGGAAAATTTCTTCCTTTATAATAAACGCATTCAGATGCACGCCTTCAATTGTAATGTTATTTGTAGTTTTTTACGGGCTTCCAAATTTGTTCTGGGCAATATTCAAGGTTGACATAAACAGCTGGGCAAAATCATTTTATGTAATTCTTGCGCTGGGACTTTTGTTTTCAGCAAGCGCGGCGGAAATAATGAGAGCAAGCTACCTAAGCGTTCCAAAAGGTCAAAGGGAAGCCGCATTGACTTCCGGGCTTACAGAGTTCCAGGCTTTCAGGCGGATAATTTTTCCGCAGGCATTCGCAGTGTCGCTTCCAAATCTTGGAAACAGCCTGATTGCGCTTTTAAAGGAAGGTTCGCTTGCATACACAATCGGACTTGTGGATGTAATGGGAAAAGGAAATCTTTTTATCAGCATGAACTTTGGAGCTTATGCTGTGGAAACTTACACGGCACTTGCGCTTATTTACTGGACGCTCACAATTTCTATTGAGCAGATTTTCGGCAGGCTGGAAAAACATTTTTCACGCGGAAGAAAAACTTTTTAA
- a CDS encoding amino acid ABC transporter permease, with product MFDVEFFFRTFWLSFKALPVTLKITAVAFAAGTALGFLIALCRIHKVKVLSQVCAFLVSFIRGTPIVLQILVVYSIIPSLLNSVFKNAGSSIDVFKINPIVYAYIVFSLNNTAILSEVFRSALLTVSKGQFEAGITCGLTSYQTYRRIIIPQALESALPNICNATVNLIKNTSLAFMMTVKDITAVARIEASYGYNYIESYLDIFVIYIIVCSIVQQIFRLAEKKVSVYRTGKRALKLEGEKC from the coding sequence ATGTTTGACGTGGAATTTTTCTTTAGAACATTTTGGCTTTCTTTTAAGGCTCTTCCTGTTACTTTAAAAATAACCGCCGTGGCTTTTGCAGCCGGAACTGCGCTTGGATTTTTGATTGCACTTTGCAGAATACACAAGGTAAAAGTTCTTTCGCAAGTTTGCGCGTTTTTAGTTTCGTTTATACGTGGAACTCCGATTGTTCTTCAGATTCTTGTTGTGTATTCAATAATTCCGTCGCTTTTAAATTCAGTTTTTAAAAATGCCGGAAGCTCAATTGATGTGTTCAAAATAAATCCGATTGTCTACGCTTACATTGTATTTTCATTGAACAACACGGCGATTCTTTCGGAAGTGTTCCGTTCAGCCTTGCTCACAGTCAGCAAAGGCCAGTTTGAAGCCGGAATTACTTGCGGACTTACAAGCTATCAGACCTACAGAAGAATTATAATTCCACAGGCACTTGAAAGCGCGCTCCCGAACATCTGCAACGCAACCGTGAATCTTATAAAAAATACTTCGCTTGCATTTATGATGACTGTAAAAGACATTACAGCAGTTGCAAGAATTGAAGCTTCTTACGGTTACAATTATATCGAATCTTATCTTGATATTTTTGTAATCTACATAATTGTGTGTTCTATAGTTCAGCAAATTTTCAGGCTGGCGGAAAAGAAAGTTTCAGTTTATAGAACAGGAAAAAGAGCGTTAAAATTGGAAGGTGAAAAATGCTGA